The Spirosoma foliorum genome has a window encoding:
- a CDS encoding GNAT family N-acetyltransferase yields the protein MTIRNATLADLEAIHSIECVCFPENEAASLASFTRRLTVFPNHFWLLETEDKLIGFINGMVTDSDTIQDDMFEQAELHDEQGRWQSVFGLAVSPDYRKQGYAELLVNHLIDRAKQQNRKGITLTCKARLIPYYEKLGFYNAGLSKSAHGGEVWYDMKLDL from the coding sequence ATGACTATTCGAAATGCTACCCTGGCCGATCTGGAGGCAATCCATTCCATTGAATGCGTGTGTTTTCCCGAAAATGAGGCTGCTTCCTTAGCTTCATTCACGCGACGGCTTACCGTTTTCCCGAATCACTTTTGGCTACTGGAAACTGAGGATAAACTCATTGGCTTCATCAATGGCATGGTCACGGATTCTGACACGATACAAGATGACATGTTTGAGCAGGCCGAATTGCACGATGAACAGGGCCGTTGGCAGTCCGTTTTTGGCTTAGCCGTGTCTCCCGATTACCGAAAACAAGGTTACGCCGAACTATTGGTCAATCATCTGATCGACAGGGCAAAACAGCAAAATCGAAAAGGGATCACCCTGACGTGTAAAGCTCGGTTGATCCCTTATTACGAAAAATTGGGATTTTATAATGCTGGTCTATCCAAATCGGCTCACGGAGGAGAGGTTTGGTATGATATGAAACTAGATCTCTGA
- a CDS encoding RNA polymerase sigma factor: MANRSSIPADEQLMAQLWTRFRADDEKAFDQLVEARYRVLFNYATRFTKDRDLIKDCVQDLFLELWNRRKAIVDTPYVTIYLIKALRNNLFRKLRRERGWALALEESASLDGQSVDELTAEASWVAEETQISTEQNLRQAVAQLPKRQQEVVFLKFYEGLSNDDIAQVMEVEKQTVANFLYRAMTQLRDSLPIRIFS; the protein is encoded by the coding sequence ATGGCTAATCGGTCGTCAATTCCTGCGGATGAGCAACTCATGGCGCAACTCTGGACTCGGTTTCGGGCAGATGATGAGAAAGCGTTCGATCAATTGGTGGAGGCCAGGTATCGCGTATTATTTAACTACGCTACCCGGTTTACAAAAGATCGCGATCTGATTAAGGACTGTGTTCAGGATTTGTTTCTGGAACTATGGAATCGACGGAAAGCCATTGTCGATACACCTTACGTGACCATTTATTTGATTAAAGCTTTGCGGAATAATTTGTTTCGAAAGCTTCGTCGTGAACGGGGTTGGGCGCTTGCCCTTGAAGAAAGTGCCAGCCTGGACGGTCAGAGCGTAGATGAGCTGACTGCTGAAGCCAGCTGGGTAGCTGAAGAAACGCAAATCAGCACTGAGCAAAATTTACGGCAGGCCGTTGCGCAGCTGCCCAAGCGGCAGCAGGAAGTGGTGTTCCTTAAATTTTACGAAGGCCTTTCCAATGATGATATTGCTCAAGTGATGGAGGTTGAAAAACAGACCGTCGCTAATTTTCTTTATCGAGCGATGACCCAGCTACGAGATTCACTTCCCATTCGTATTTTCTCTTAG
- a CDS encoding HAD family hydrolase, giving the protein MAIKTIVFDFGGVLVDWNPRHLYRKLIPDEAQIDWFLDTICTNDWNLQQDKGRLFADATRERQEKFPEHKELIAHYYGRWEEMLGDSIPGSVAILKELKQAGYPLYGLTNWSAESFPVALQKFDFFSLFDGILVSGEEKLIKPDFAIFTLLLERYGLEAQTCVFIDDNLMNVEAARELGFQAIHFQSASLLRDQLVNWDVLADS; this is encoded by the coding sequence ATGGCAATAAAGACAATTGTATTTGATTTCGGAGGAGTTCTGGTCGATTGGAATCCGCGTCATCTGTATCGGAAATTGATTCCCGATGAAGCCCAAATCGATTGGTTTCTGGACACGATTTGCACGAACGACTGGAATCTCCAGCAAGATAAGGGGCGTTTGTTTGCTGATGCCACCAGAGAGCGCCAGGAGAAATTCCCTGAACATAAAGAACTCATTGCCCACTATTATGGCCGTTGGGAGGAAATGCTGGGCGATTCAATTCCTGGCTCGGTGGCTATCCTGAAGGAATTAAAGCAAGCAGGTTATCCGCTGTATGGACTCACCAACTGGTCTGCCGAATCGTTTCCAGTCGCTCTCCAGAAGTTCGATTTTTTTAGCTTGTTTGACGGCATTCTGGTGTCGGGCGAGGAAAAGTTGATTAAACCCGACTTCGCCATTTTTACGTTGTTGCTGGAGCGTTATGGCTTGGAAGCCCAGACCTGCGTGTTTATTGACGATAATTTGATGAATGTAGAGGCCGCCCGAGAGTTGGGCTTTCAGGCTATTCATTTTCAATCGGCCTCTCTTTTACGCGATCAATTAGTGAATTGGGACGTCTTAGCCGATTCTTAA
- a CDS encoding helix-turn-helix domain-containing protein gives MQHQEFDAPPELQDTIKCFWYNRRDSDELKSDFEVQPDGYAEIIFYVGSLQLMANNGILQPLPSPFLIGLLNQPAVFYTENRLEIIGVRCFPWTVFDLLGLPSTKVSLHLVEHPIAQLQPGLVESIQAGKIAEALDQVKQYLLQARMGVATDSMLFKAGAAMQAASGNMPVSQVAEAAHVTVRTLERKFKQSSGHTVKDVSGLIRFEQVRNHLWMHPDANLAGLAHEMGYTDQAHLSKEFKRYSGATPAAFARKARQGKQLISADFVAFIQA, from the coding sequence ATGCAGCACCAGGAATTTGACGCTCCGCCAGAATTACAGGATACCATAAAGTGCTTTTGGTACAACCGACGGGATTCAGACGAATTGAAATCTGATTTTGAGGTCCAACCGGATGGCTATGCCGAAATCATTTTTTACGTCGGAAGTCTACAGCTCATGGCGAATAATGGAATCCTGCAACCATTGCCATCTCCGTTTTTGATCGGGCTCCTCAATCAGCCAGCGGTCTTTTACACCGAAAACCGCTTAGAGATTATTGGGGTCCGGTGCTTTCCCTGGACAGTATTCGATTTACTCGGACTGCCATCTACTAAAGTTAGCCTTCACCTAGTTGAGCATCCGATTGCTCAGCTTCAACCGGGTTTAGTGGAGTCGATTCAGGCGGGTAAGATAGCCGAAGCGCTGGACCAGGTGAAGCAGTATTTACTACAGGCAAGAATGGGCGTTGCCACAGACAGTATGCTATTCAAAGCCGGAGCGGCTATGCAGGCAGCAAGTGGCAATATGCCCGTAAGCCAGGTTGCCGAGGCTGCCCACGTAACCGTTCGGACATTGGAACGGAAGTTCAAGCAATCATCAGGGCATACGGTTAAGGACGTGTCGGGATTGATACGTTTTGAACAGGTACGAAACCACTTATGGATGCACCCTGATGCCAATCTGGCGGGTTTAGCGCATGAGATGGGGTACACAGATCAGGCCCACCTCAGTAAAGAATTCAAACGCTATAGTGGCGCTACCCCAGCGGCATTCGCCCGAAAAGCCAGGCAAGGCAAACAGCTTATCAGCGCCGATTTTGTCGCATTTATACAAGCCTAA
- a CDS encoding VOC family protein, with protein sequence MKLEHLAIWVDDLELMRTFYMTYFEVTSGEKYTNPTKNFTAYFLQFGSEKSRIELMHRPDIADTPSPRGFSKGVTHFAISVGGKQQVDELTERLRADQYTIASEPRTTGDGYYESVVLDPEGNYVEITA encoded by the coding sequence ATGAAACTTGAACACCTGGCGATATGGGTTGATGACTTAGAACTCATGCGTACGTTTTACATGACCTACTTTGAGGTCACATCGGGGGAGAAATACACCAATCCAACCAAAAATTTTACGGCTTATTTTTTGCAGTTTGGTTCCGAAAAGTCCCGGATTGAGCTTATGCATCGGCCTGATATCGCTGATACACCCTCCCCGAGAGGATTTTCCAAAGGCGTAACTCATTTTGCGATTTCGGTCGGTGGAAAACAGCAGGTCGACGAATTGACAGAACGCTTACGAGCGGATCAGTACACCATTGCCAGCGAACCCCGAACAACGGGCGATGGCTATTACGAAAGTGTGGTCCTGGACCCGGAAGGAAACTACGTCGAAATCACTGCTTAA
- a CDS encoding SDR family oxidoreductase, with protein sequence MEHSTTVLVTGGTGFLGTHSILQLLQKGYTVRTTLRSLTKKNEIIDALKIGGITSFDKLSFIETSLTEDKNWAEAMKDCTYVLSVASPVFMTLPKDENEAIRPALEGIIRVLKAARDAGVKRVVMTSNFGAVGFSNKNPNSVTTEENWTDPNEKDLSVYEKSKLLAERAAWDFIKREGGSLEFATINPVAILGPSLGKHVSESFGLLVHLLDGSMKAFPQIPLNIVDVRDVAALHILAMETPDANGQRFIASANGQISFPEIARLLKAKRPDVAQHVSPRVLPNWVLRLAALFNEQAKHGASLLAINRNVSNEKVKNVLGWTPIATNEEAILASVDSLIKYGIVKTD encoded by the coding sequence ATGGAACATTCAACCACAGTTCTTGTCACCGGCGGTACCGGTTTTTTAGGAACCCATAGTATTCTTCAGCTTCTGCAGAAAGGCTATACTGTACGAACAACACTACGCTCATTAACTAAGAAAAATGAAATCATTGACGCCCTAAAAATAGGCGGCATTACGTCTTTTGATAAACTTTCGTTTATTGAAACCTCGCTTACGGAAGACAAAAACTGGGCCGAAGCCATGAAAGACTGCACCTATGTATTGAGTGTAGCATCACCCGTTTTTATGACCTTACCCAAAGACGAAAATGAAGCCATTCGTCCCGCGTTAGAAGGCATTATTCGCGTGTTGAAAGCAGCACGCGATGCGGGCGTAAAACGAGTCGTCATGACTTCCAACTTTGGGGCCGTTGGGTTTAGCAATAAAAATCCCAATAGCGTAACAACGGAGGAAAACTGGACCGATCCGAATGAAAAGGATTTATCAGTCTACGAAAAATCAAAACTCCTGGCCGAGCGGGCAGCCTGGGATTTTATCAAGCGGGAAGGTGGTTCGTTAGAGTTTGCTACCATCAACCCAGTAGCTATTTTAGGTCCTTCATTAGGTAAGCACGTTTCAGAAAGCTTCGGGCTTTTGGTGCATTTACTAGATGGCTCGATGAAAGCATTTCCCCAGATTCCGTTGAATATCGTTGATGTTCGCGACGTAGCCGCTTTGCATATTCTGGCGATGGAAACGCCTGACGCAAATGGGCAGCGCTTCATTGCATCGGCTAATGGTCAGATTTCTTTCCCCGAAATAGCTAGGCTCCTAAAAGCAAAACGTCCTGATGTTGCTCAACATGTTTCGCCCCGAGTCCTACCCAACTGGGTACTTCGGCTAGCCGCTTTGTTTAACGAACAGGCCAAACATGGTGCGTCCTTATTGGCTATAAACCGAAATGTTAGCAATGAAAAAGTGAAGAACGTCTTAGGCTGGACACCGATTGCCACTAACGAGGAAGCCATTCTTGCTTCCGTAGACAGTTTGATCAAGTACGGAATCGTAAAGACGGACTAA
- a CDS encoding FAD-dependent monooxygenase produces the protein MDTPLNNKLSEPNQPKYDVIISGAGPVGLFLACELALANCSILILEKTENPNSPLKQLPFGIRGLSTPTIESLYRRGLLDQLEIHKRLKNPHQNAGQGVRRQVGHFAGIPFHEGDIDTSQWTDRLPSSTDTSLISEISELETILLRRAAALGVYIQRGLGVTGFNQTDDSVTVSAGDQSFQAKWLVGCDGSRSVVRKAGGFEFAGTEPEFTGYTTLVDIADPEKLKPGRNMTPTGMYLQSQPGYLMIQDFDGGAFHSSEKPITCEHVQEVLRRVSATDVTITALHTATTWTDRARQATTYRNGRVLLAGDAAHIHAPLGGQGLNLGLGDAMNLGWKLAATIHNKAPEGLLDSYFTERHPIGAQVLDWSRAQVAIMNLSPQARALNAIFRDLMNTRDGATYFAGRVWGIFTHYNLGDAHPLVGHSVPNFAFDDGTTIGEHMHDGRGVLLDFGTNTSLKTWVSEYSDQINYVSGRANDQLGLSAVLIRPDGIIAWASDNDPDFGELQKAAARWFVR, from the coding sequence ATGGATACCCCATTAAACAACAAACTATCCGAACCCAATCAACCTAAGTACGATGTCATCATTTCAGGCGCAGGCCCTGTTGGCCTATTTCTCGCCTGTGAACTGGCCCTTGCCAACTGTTCTATTCTCATCCTGGAAAAAACGGAGAACCCGAACTCGCCCCTAAAGCAACTCCCCTTCGGCATACGCGGTCTCTCGACACCAACTATTGAATCACTTTACCGCCGTGGATTGCTCGATCAACTCGAGATACATAAACGGCTTAAAAATCCCCATCAAAACGCCGGGCAAGGGGTCCGTCGTCAGGTAGGGCACTTTGCGGGCATTCCATTCCATGAGGGCGATATAGATACATCTCAATGGACGGATCGCCTACCCAGCTCAACCGACACCAGTTTGATTTCGGAGATATCGGAGCTTGAAACGATTCTATTGCGTCGGGCAGCAGCGTTGGGTGTATACATCCAGCGTGGACTTGGCGTTACTGGCTTTAATCAAACCGACGATTCCGTAACTGTTTCGGCAGGCGATCAATCGTTTCAGGCTAAGTGGCTTGTGGGTTGCGATGGTAGCCGAAGCGTTGTTCGCAAGGCGGGTGGTTTTGAATTCGCAGGGACGGAGCCGGAATTTACGGGTTACACAACCCTGGTCGATATTGCTGATCCGGAGAAATTAAAGCCAGGCCGGAACATGACGCCAACGGGCATGTATTTACAATCTCAGCCGGGGTATCTTATGATTCAGGATTTTGATGGCGGGGCCTTTCACAGTTCCGAAAAGCCAATCACGTGTGAGCATGTACAGGAAGTACTACGGCGCGTCTCGGCCACTGATGTTACGATCACTGCCCTGCATACAGCCACCACCTGGACCGACCGGGCAAGGCAGGCTACAACCTATCGCAATGGCCGGGTCCTTTTAGCAGGTGATGCGGCACACATTCACGCGCCGTTGGGAGGTCAGGGCCTCAACCTTGGGCTGGGCGATGCCATGAATCTGGGCTGGAAGCTCGCTGCCACGATCCACAACAAAGCGCCCGAAGGCTTGCTGGACAGTTACTTTACCGAACGACACCCAATTGGCGCACAGGTTCTGGATTGGTCGCGTGCTCAGGTTGCGATCATGAACCTAAGCCCGCAAGCCCGTGCGCTCAACGCTATTTTCCGCGACTTGATGAATACGCGCGATGGTGCTACCTACTTTGCAGGACGGGTATGGGGCATTTTCACTCACTACAATCTCGGTGATGCCCACCCGCTGGTAGGCCATAGCGTTCCTAATTTTGCATTCGACGATGGTACGACAATTGGCGAACACATGCACGATGGTCGGGGCGTATTGCTTGATTTTGGCACGAATACTTCCCTCAAAACCTGGGTAAGTGAATACAGCGACCAAATCAACTATGTTTCAGGTCGGGCGAACGACCAGTTAGGATTGAGCGCTGTTCTGATACGTCCGGATGGCATTATCGCCTGGGCTTCTGATAACGATCCTGATTTCGGCGAACTCCAAAAAGCGGCCGCTCGCTGGTTTGTTCGGTAA
- a CDS encoding helix-turn-helix domain-containing protein — protein MTNPTEIIPGVIFYSYLSAQRKDKVGFMKHNTLVLQVAGLFTLETFEQTISMRSGDMLLIGKNQLAQITKTPLPGEDYETIVISLQEDLLRKIALEEQIEPQHKYIGPPNLLIPGNDFLRGYFQSVIPYVRNPAENIPAEMGMLKVREGVKLLLHVMPELRTFLFDFSEPYKIDLEKFMLSNFQFNIPVERFAQLTGRSLAGFKRDFQKTFGTSPRHWLQERRLLEARHLIEKKHQKPSVIYLDLGFESLSHFSHSFKKRFGKAPSELV, from the coding sequence ATGACGAATCCAACAGAAATTATTCCGGGAGTCATTTTTTACTCGTACCTCTCGGCCCAGCGGAAAGACAAAGTGGGCTTTATGAAGCACAACACGCTGGTGTTACAGGTCGCGGGACTGTTTACGTTGGAAACGTTTGAGCAGACAATTTCGATGCGGAGCGGTGATATGCTGCTGATTGGCAAAAACCAACTGGCGCAGATCACCAAAACTCCGCTGCCGGGTGAGGATTATGAAACGATTGTGATTTCCTTACAGGAAGACCTGCTCAGAAAAATTGCGCTGGAAGAGCAGATAGAACCCCAGCATAAATACATTGGACCACCCAATCTGCTTATTCCCGGAAACGATTTTTTACGGGGTTATTTTCAATCGGTGATCCCCTACGTTAGGAATCCGGCCGAAAATATACCGGCTGAGATGGGGATGCTGAAAGTGCGGGAAGGAGTGAAGTTGCTCCTGCATGTCATGCCCGAACTCCGCACATTTTTATTCGACTTTTCGGAACCTTATAAGATTGATCTGGAAAAATTCATGCTCAGTAATTTTCAGTTCAATATTCCGGTTGAAAGGTTTGCTCAGCTCACCGGCCGAAGTCTTGCGGGCTTTAAGCGCGATTTCCAAAAAACATTCGGCACATCGCCCAGGCACTGGCTACAGGAACGGCGGCTGTTAGAGGCTCGTCACCTTATCGAAAAAAAGCATCAGAAACCCTCGGTCATCTACCTCGATTTAGGCTTTGAAAGCCTCTCTCATTTCTCGCATTCGTTTAAAAAAAGGTTTGGTAAAGCCCCTTCCGAGTTAGTTTAG
- a CDS encoding aldo/keto reductase encodes MTTITKIALGNNGPLVSKLGLGCMRMSPVWGSAARDEQESVATIQEALDNGINFLNTGDFYGSGHNELLVGKAIKGRRDDAFISVKFGAIFYGGQWLGLDLRPIAIKNFINYSLVRLGIDTIDLYQPCRLDNSVPIEDVIGTVADLIKEGKVRYLGVSEINADQLRKAHSIHPVTALEIGYSLADRQIERDLLPTAKELGIGVVAFANTAEGLLTGDMKAPLAANDHRNHFSRFQGENLVKNLEKVEVLTKMANEKGYTPTQLAIAWVNAQGDHIMPLVSMSSRARLPENSQAMEVVFTPEEMNTLNTVFAPGAIAGGTYLVR; translated from the coding sequence ATGACAACAATAACAAAGATTGCTTTAGGCAACAATGGACCCCTCGTATCGAAACTTGGATTAGGTTGTATGCGCATGTCGCCCGTTTGGGGATCTGCCGCACGAGACGAACAGGAAAGCGTGGCTACCATTCAGGAGGCATTAGACAATGGCATTAATTTTCTGAATACAGGCGATTTTTACGGTAGCGGCCACAATGAGTTGCTGGTCGGCAAAGCCATCAAAGGTCGGCGAGACGACGCCTTTATCAGTGTTAAGTTTGGCGCCATCTTCTATGGTGGTCAATGGCTCGGATTGGACCTCCGCCCCATAGCCATCAAAAACTTTATTAATTATTCGTTGGTGCGTTTGGGAATTGATACAATTGATCTTTATCAACCATGCCGCCTAGATAACAGCGTTCCGATAGAAGACGTGATTGGAACGGTCGCCGACCTGATCAAAGAGGGAAAGGTTCGTTACCTGGGTGTGTCAGAAATCAACGCCGATCAACTACGGAAAGCGCACAGTATTCATCCCGTAACTGCTTTGGAAATAGGCTATTCTCTGGCGGATCGACAGATCGAACGGGACCTGCTGCCTACCGCGAAAGAATTAGGTATTGGCGTTGTGGCGTTTGCCAATACAGCCGAGGGCTTACTAACGGGTGATATGAAAGCTCCGCTTGCGGCCAATGACCATCGGAATCATTTTTCGCGATTTCAGGGCGAGAATCTGGTCAAGAATCTGGAAAAAGTTGAGGTATTAACCAAGATGGCCAACGAAAAAGGATATACCCCAACACAGCTGGCCATCGCCTGGGTAAATGCGCAGGGCGATCATATTATGCCTCTGGTTAGCATGAGCAGCCGAGCGCGGTTGCCAGAAAACAGTCAGGCTATGGAAGTCGTCTTCACGCCAGAAGAAATGAATACCCTGAACACGGTCTTTGCACCTGGTGCCATAGCCGGAGGTACGTATCTGGTTCGCTAG
- a CDS encoding helix-turn-helix domain-containing protein encodes MESDVFLEQFIPDHVFVYILKGGFHCYDGSRSHVLRHGDYALFRKNHLIKYVREKGSAGAEFMRLCVFEGTEFIRLCLEETFLKTFQEKHQTEFVKFKPQDSFIKLKKNKLIPDFIRSLHLIYHQGEIDEAFTDVKQEELLIILLQQQPELAGILFDFGKPEKINIEEFMLRNYRFNIGVEQFAYLTGRSLSAFKRDFNAIFNETPSRWLVQKRLQEAYFLLNEKHKKPSDIYLELGFETFSHFSFAFKKQFGLTPTDLTEQKHNIPS; translated from the coding sequence ATGGAATCTGACGTTTTCTTAGAGCAATTCATTCCCGATCATGTCTTTGTCTATATCCTGAAGGGCGGTTTTCACTGCTACGATGGCAGCAGAAGCCACGTGTTGCGGCATGGTGATTATGCCCTGTTCCGTAAAAATCATTTGATCAAATACGTTCGGGAAAAGGGAAGTGCTGGCGCTGAGTTTATGCGTCTATGCGTATTCGAAGGAACCGAGTTCATACGTTTGTGCCTGGAAGAAACCTTCCTGAAGACATTCCAGGAAAAGCACCAAACAGAGTTCGTCAAGTTTAAACCGCAGGATTCCTTTATTAAGCTCAAAAAGAATAAGCTGATTCCTGATTTCATTCGTTCGTTACATCTCATCTACCATCAGGGAGAAATTGACGAAGCGTTTACGGATGTCAAACAAGAGGAATTGCTGATCATTTTATTGCAACAGCAACCTGAACTCGCTGGCATTCTGTTTGATTTTGGCAAACCGGAGAAAATAAATATTGAAGAATTTATGCTCCGTAATTACAGGTTCAATATAGGCGTCGAGCAATTTGCCTATTTGACTGGACGAAGTTTATCGGCCTTCAAACGGGATTTCAACGCTATTTTTAACGAGACGCCCAGCCGTTGGTTGGTTCAAAAGCGATTGCAGGAAGCCTATTTCCTGCTCAACGAAAAGCACAAAAAGCCTTCGGATATCTATCTGGAGTTGGGCTTTGAGACCTTCTCGCACTTTTCGTTTGCCTTCAAAAAGCAATTCGGGTTAACACCCACCGACTTGACCGAACAGAAGCACAACATCCCCAGTTAA
- a CDS encoding efflux transporter outer membrane subunit, producing MSRPYFLSSRLSLGLLSLTLLIASCKVGQNYQRPTVQMPEQFSQRNGTDTLNVAQVPWRQFFRDTELQNLIGTALANNFDLQVAIKRIEENQAYVRQTRYALLPAVNAQMAASTVTPSRNSLNGLSLENFIGTRHLEDYSANLSLSWEVDIWGRIRRQNEATLATFLQVDEAAKAVRTNLVSNVATSYFNVLLLDAQLEIAKRNVTLGDSIVRLVRFQKQSGDVTELAVQQAEAQRQNADLLRSQLEQALAIEQNSIRQLLGDWPGAIARTNRLSTYPVADTLLTGVPAQLLANRPDVRASELVLVAANARAGVAEANRYPALTITGSVGLNSFQAGNWFALPNSLFYNLAAGLVQPIFQRGQLKTQLEVAHIQRESAQIQFRQSLNNAVKEVSNALIQNEKLQEQEQIARARAQTLQGAINNAKLLFKSGMATYLEVITAQSNALQAELALADIKRQRLGAMVEVYRSLGGGWR from the coding sequence ATGTCACGACCTTATTTTTTGTCGTCTCGCCTATCACTGGGCCTGCTTTCGCTTACCCTACTGATTGCAAGTTGTAAAGTTGGACAAAACTACCAGCGCCCAACGGTGCAGATGCCCGAGCAATTCAGTCAACGTAATGGAACGGATACACTCAATGTAGCGCAAGTCCCGTGGCGGCAGTTTTTTCGGGATACCGAGTTGCAGAATCTGATTGGAACGGCGCTGGCTAATAACTTCGATTTGCAGGTAGCCATCAAACGGATTGAGGAAAATCAGGCCTATGTTCGGCAGACGCGTTATGCACTATTACCTGCTGTCAACGCACAAATGGCAGCCTCTACCGTGACGCCTTCCCGCAATAGTTTGAATGGACTGAGTCTGGAAAACTTCATAGGTACCCGACACTTGGAAGATTACTCGGCAAACTTGTCGCTCTCCTGGGAAGTGGATATCTGGGGCCGTATCCGTCGCCAGAATGAGGCCACACTGGCCACGTTTCTCCAGGTTGATGAAGCCGCTAAAGCGGTTCGAACAAATCTGGTTTCTAACGTAGCGACGAGTTATTTTAACGTATTGTTGCTCGATGCTCAGCTGGAAATCGCCAAACGGAACGTGACCCTAGGCGACTCCATTGTGCGACTAGTCCGGTTTCAGAAACAGTCGGGCGATGTGACAGAACTGGCTGTTCAACAGGCCGAAGCGCAACGCCAGAATGCCGATTTATTGCGTTCTCAACTGGAACAGGCGCTGGCCATCGAACAGAACAGTATCCGGCAATTACTGGGCGACTGGCCGGGAGCGATTGCCCGTACCAACCGACTCTCAACATACCCCGTAGCCGATACGTTGCTTACGGGTGTGCCCGCCCAATTGCTGGCCAACCGGCCCGACGTACGGGCAAGTGAGCTGGTGCTGGTGGCAGCCAATGCACGTGCGGGCGTTGCGGAAGCCAATCGCTATCCTGCGTTGACCATAACGGGAAGTGTTGGTTTGAACTCTTTTCAGGCTGGCAACTGGTTTGCCTTACCGAATTCCTTGTTTTATAACCTGGCGGCTGGTTTGGTACAGCCTATTTTTCAGCGTGGCCAACTCAAAACACAGCTCGAAGTGGCTCATATTCAGCGAGAATCGGCACAAATTCAGTTTCGGCAGAGTTTGAATAATGCCGTGAAGGAAGTGTCGAATGCCTTGATCCAAAATGAAAAATTGCAGGAGCAGGAACAGATTGCCCGAGCGCGTGCCCAGACCTTACAAGGCGCTATTAACAATGCTAAACTCCTGTTTAAGAGCGGAATGGCCACGTATCTGGAAGTGATCACCGCACAAAGCAACGCGCTTCAGGCAGAGTTGGCGTTGGCCGACATCAAACGACAACGGTTGGGCGCGATGGTTGAGGTCTATCGATCGCTGGGCGGGGGCTGGCGGTAG
- a CDS encoding winged helix-turn-helix domain-containing protein: MKISINGLHKAFESRIKLGIMAALAVNKTLDFNSLKDFLDVTDGNLASHLKALEKEEFIQVEKSFVDRKSNTSYAATELGRAAFSDHLNALEKLIKGVSE; the protein is encoded by the coding sequence GTGAAGATATCCATCAATGGTTTACATAAGGCATTTGAAAGCAGAATCAAGCTTGGCATTATGGCGGCCCTGGCTGTTAACAAGACGCTTGATTTCAATTCGCTGAAGGACTTTCTGGATGTGACCGACGGCAATCTGGCCAGCCACCTGAAAGCGTTGGAAAAAGAAGAGTTTATTCAGGTAGAAAAGTCATTTGTTGACCGAAAATCGAACACAAGCTATGCCGCGACAGAACTGGGCCGGGCAGCCTTTAGTGACCATTTGAATGCCCTGGAAAAGCTAATTAAGGGCGTTAGCGAGTAA